In Eschrichtius robustus isolate mEscRob2 chromosome 11, mEscRob2.pri, whole genome shotgun sequence, the following proteins share a genomic window:
- the TTC36 gene encoding tetratricopeptide repeat protein 36, producing MGTPNDQAVLQAIFNPDTPFGDIVGLDLGEEAEKEGGDEDGVFPRAQLEQSKALELQGVMAAEAGDLSTALERFGQAINLLPEKASAYSNRAQARLLQGDMAGALEDLERALALSGGRGRAARQAFVQRGLVARLQGRDDDARGDFERAARLGSPFARRQLVLLNPYAALCNRMLADVMGQLRGSRDRR from the exons ATGGGGACTCCAAATGATCAGGCAGTGTTGCAGGCCATCTTCAACCCCGACACTCCGTTTGGAGACATTGTTGGGTTGGACCTGGGAgaggaagcagagaaggaaggaggagatgaAG ATGGAGTTTTCCCTCGAGCACAGCTGGAGCAGTCCAAGGCCCTGGAGCTGCAAGGGGTgatggcagcagaggctggcgaCCTCAGCACGGCCCTGGAGAGGTTTGGCCAAGCCATCAACCTGCTGCCTGAGAAGGCCTCAGCTTACAGCAACCGAGCCCAGGCCCGGCTACTCCAGGGAGACATGGCAG GCGCCCTGGAGGACCTGGAGCGCGCGCTGGCGCTGAGCGGCGGCCGGGGTCGCGCCGCCCGCCAGGCCTTCGTGCAGCGCGGGCTCGTGGCGCGACTGCAGGGCCGGGACGACGACGCCCGCGGGGACTTCGAGCGGGCGGCGCGGCTGGGCAGCCCGTTCGCTCGGCGCCAGCTGGTGCTGCTCAACCCGTACGCGGCGCTGTGCAACCGCATGCTGGCCGACGTGATGGGGCAGCTGCGCGGGTCCCGCGACCGGCGCTGA